A region from the Thermoleophilaceae bacterium genome encodes:
- a CDS encoding ATP-binding protein yields MSPAKTKTQPVGDRLPYLLSKLKAPRVLERLEQTATTARAEGWPYEQFLEVLLEAEVFARDASGARNRIRHAQFPAHKTLEDFDFTAQPAAEKPLILHLAQLAWIQEHMNCCFFGPPGLGSHCTSSLTR; encoded by the coding sequence ATGAGTCCGGCCAAGACCAAGACGCAGCCGGTCGGCGACCGGCTGCCCTACCTGCTCTCCAAGCTCAAGGCGCCGCGCGTCCTGGAGCGCCTGGAGCAAACCGCCACGACCGCCCGCGCCGAGGGCTGGCCCTACGAGCAGTTCCTCGAGGTCCTGCTCGAAGCCGAGGTGTTCGCCCGCGACGCATCCGGCGCGCGCAACCGCATCCGCCACGCGCAGTTCCCGGCGCACAAGACGCTGGAGGACTTCGACTTCACCGCCCAGCCCGCCGCGGAGAAGCCGCTGATCCTGCACCTCGCGCAGCTCGCCTGGATCCAGGAGCACATGAACTGCTGTTTCTTCGGGCCGCCCGGTCTCGGTTCACACTGCACCTCCTCGCTCACTCGTTGA